A single genomic interval of Christensenellaceae bacterium 44-20 harbors:
- the mmuM gene encoding homocysteine S-methyltransferase, whose product MKNRLEELLERQKVVVLDGALATELENRGLSLADSLWSAKILAEQPEEIEAVHYDYFCAGADIGISASYQATIPGFLSKGYAQQQAEEMIARSIALLKQARARFWAEIGEGAGRAYPVLAASIGPYGAYLADGSEYRGEYGLSQQELYAFHRGRMQDLWEAGAEIFACETIPSLLEAKALAQCMQEIPGAGGWICFSCKNGTQICEGTPIAECAAQLEEWDCIQAIGVNCTAPEYVQELIGQIRENSSKPIVVYPNSGECYDAVCKTWHGAAEAGGYEAWAKKWYAAGARLIGGCCRTTPKDIAAIHRWRCGLEGGQNGRH is encoded by the coding sequence ATGAAAAATCGTTTGGAGGAACTGCTGGAAAGGCAGAAGGTTGTGGTGCTGGATGGCGCCTTGGCGACGGAACTGGAAAACCGGGGATTATCCCTGGCGGATTCGCTCTGGTCTGCTAAAATTTTGGCGGAACAGCCGGAGGAGATTGAGGCGGTGCATTATGACTATTTCTGCGCGGGCGCGGATATTGGCATTTCTGCCAGCTATCAGGCTACCATTCCCGGATTTTTGAGCAAGGGCTATGCCCAGCAGCAGGCAGAGGAGATGATAGCGCGCTCGATTGCGCTCCTAAAGCAGGCGCGTGCTCGCTTTTGGGCGGAAATCGGGGAAGGCGCCGGGCGCGCATACCCCGTTTTGGCGGCGTCCATCGGGCCATATGGGGCCTATTTGGCAGATGGCTCGGAATATCGAGGCGAATACGGCCTCAGCCAGCAGGAGCTCTATGCGTTTCACCGGGGGCGCATGCAGGATTTATGGGAGGCCGGCGCAGAGATTTTCGCCTGCGAGACCATCCCGAGCCTTCTGGAGGCCAAGGCGCTGGCGCAGTGTATGCAGGAGATTCCCGGTGCTGGCGGGTGGATTTGTTTCAGCTGCAAGAATGGAACACAGATCTGCGAAGGGACGCCCATCGCGGAATGCGCCGCCCAGCTGGAGGAGTGGGACTGCATTCAGGCCATCGGGGTAAACTGCACGGCGCCGGAATATGTCCAGGAGCTCATCGGGCAAATTCGCGAAAACAGCAGTAAGCCCATCGTGGTATATCCCAATAGCGGGGAATGTTATGATGCCGTCTGCAAAACCTGGCATGGCGCGGCGGAGGCCGGGGGATATGAGGCCTGGGCGAAAAAGTGGTATGCGGCCGGAGCACGGCTGATTGGCGGCTGCTGCCGGACGACGCCCAAGGATATTGCCGCAATCCATCGCTGGAGATGCGGGCTGGAAGGCGGGCAGAACGGGCGGCACTGA